The Ferroacidibacillus organovorans genome contains a region encoding:
- a CDS encoding YfjI family protein encodes MSRDTAKRLSEEQEWQRNQGSRRADIPPVPLRQMPVEPFPINVFPERLRCFITEAAKSLNCPPDFVALSMLSVAGSCIGTSAAIRAKADWIEFARIWSIILGDPGSGKTPPLELVMHPIHEWQNKRADEYKRALEDYKKALAAWEQNHEGKRPAQPEMEQAFTTDTTLEALADLLEIRPRGVLLYQDEAAGFITSFNQYKGGRGNDRQRALTLWSGSPITLNRKNRKLHIPKPFVCFLGGMQPAVLTDLRGEMSERDGFIHRFLFVYPDPLPLRRTSEELSNESRTAWDTTCQALMEYTSCEDGSPRIVNFTTDGLASWHDWLDAHYAEQNADDFLYHLRGPWAKLQSYTLRLALILHMLRVVCNDIEDMIDVDAETMARTGALMKYLKSHARRIYANLRDTPSERRMMQVAQWLQRKGGIASDQDILKAQVAGLKTADDTRRLLETMNQRGHVTLTPDPGGRKKIIVNLVTDQIDG; translated from the coding sequence ATGAGTAGAGATACAGCCAAACGTCTGTCAGAGGAACAGGAGTGGCAGAGAAATCAAGGGAGCAGACGAGCGGATATTCCGCCCGTTCCGCTCCGGCAGATGCCCGTCGAACCTTTTCCGATAAACGTATTTCCTGAACGTCTGCGATGTTTCATCACCGAGGCGGCGAAGTCTCTGAACTGCCCACCTGATTTCGTGGCTCTATCCATGCTATCCGTCGCGGGCTCCTGCATTGGCACATCGGCCGCGATCCGCGCAAAAGCTGACTGGATCGAATTTGCCCGCATCTGGTCCATCATTCTTGGCGATCCCGGCAGCGGTAAAACGCCACCTCTTGAATTAGTTATGCATCCGATTCACGAATGGCAAAACAAGAGAGCAGATGAGTACAAACGCGCACTTGAGGACTACAAGAAAGCTCTAGCGGCATGGGAGCAGAATCACGAAGGGAAGCGCCCGGCACAGCCTGAGATGGAACAGGCATTCACGACTGATACAACACTAGAAGCTTTAGCCGATCTATTAGAAATTCGACCGCGTGGCGTGCTCTTGTATCAAGATGAGGCGGCAGGATTCATCACTTCGTTCAATCAGTACAAGGGCGGACGGGGAAATGATCGTCAGCGGGCATTAACTCTCTGGAGTGGGTCCCCTATTACGCTAAACCGCAAGAACCGGAAATTGCATATCCCCAAGCCCTTTGTATGTTTTCTGGGTGGCATGCAACCTGCCGTACTAACGGACTTGCGGGGCGAGATGTCGGAACGCGATGGGTTCATACATCGATTTCTTTTTGTCTATCCCGATCCACTCCCTCTGCGCCGCACAAGTGAAGAGTTATCGAATGAATCGCGAACGGCATGGGATACGACCTGTCAGGCATTGATGGAATATACGTCGTGTGAGGATGGTAGCCCGCGCATCGTCAATTTTACAACGGATGGCCTCGCTTCGTGGCATGACTGGCTGGATGCCCATTATGCCGAACAGAACGCGGATGATTTCTTATATCATCTGCGTGGACCTTGGGCGAAATTACAGAGTTACACACTTCGATTGGCCCTCATCCTGCACATGCTGCGCGTTGTTTGTAACGACATCGAGGATATGATTGATGTTGATGCCGAAACGATGGCGCGCACAGGCGCACTCATGAAGTACCTGAAATCTCACGCGCGGAGGATATATGCTAATCTTCGAGATACTCCCAGCGAACGTCGCATGATGCAGGTAGCTCAATGGCTACAACGAAAAGGAGGCATAGCAAGCGACCAGGACATTCTTAAAGCTCAGGTAGCGGGATTAAAGACAGCGGATGACACGCGCCGCCTGCTCGAAACAATGAATCAACGCGGGCATGTGACGCTGACGCCTGACCCCGGTGGACGCAAGAAAATCATTGTGAATCTGGTTACGGATCAAATCGACGGATAA
- a CDS encoding bifunctional DNA primase/polymerase: MTDRKAAPDRAAVPQTSIDIIVAQNYGMLDHVQALRTLGLRIFPVAERSKLPAIAGGHGHLDATTDEVTIRNWWMGHPCANIGHRPDDDEFYLDVDGGDESLRKLTAIGQLPITPTTKTPRGYHLRFRSTGIHIPQRKLQRFQAETKTSSGYVLLPPSVHPSGARYEWLFDPWTTPVAECPKWLLRLILEADGSYGHNASVSNPDHLDELRRIAKAGLRDGEGRNNAAYRLYGLLISPPREGLDVYAARDLIRHWNAANIPPLFERELSRVFRSRELRELHRRGCGRHE, translated from the coding sequence ATGACAGACAGAAAGGCCGCGCCTGACCGCGCGGCAGTACCTCAAACATCTATTGACATCATTGTAGCACAAAACTACGGCATGCTAGATCATGTCCAAGCCTTACGTACGCTTGGTTTGCGAATTTTTCCGGTAGCCGAACGTAGTAAGCTCCCGGCCATAGCAGGCGGACATGGGCATTTGGACGCAACGACGGACGAAGTGACAATCAGAAATTGGTGGATGGGCCATCCGTGCGCCAATATCGGGCACCGACCCGATGACGATGAATTCTATCTCGATGTGGACGGCGGCGACGAGTCCCTGCGGAAGCTGACCGCCATCGGTCAGTTGCCCATCACACCGACGACAAAGACGCCGCGCGGGTATCATTTGCGCTTTCGTTCGACAGGCATTCATATTCCTCAGCGCAAACTCCAGCGATTCCAAGCGGAGACGAAAACGAGCAGCGGCTATGTCCTCTTGCCGCCGTCTGTACATCCGTCAGGTGCGCGGTACGAGTGGTTATTTGATCCATGGACAACACCCGTAGCAGAGTGTCCCAAATGGCTTTTACGCCTAATCTTGGAAGCGGATGGCTCATACGGCCACAATGCTTCAGTCAGCAACCCGGATCACCTGGACGAACTCAGGCGAATCGCAAAAGCAGGCCTGAGGGATGGAGAGGGGCGCAACAACGCTGCCTATCGATTATACGGGTTACTAATCTCTCCGCCGCGTGAAGGGCTCGACGTGTATGCCGCCCGCGATCTAATTCGACATTGGAACGCGGCCAACATCCCGCCACTATTCGAGCGAGAATTATCACGGGTCTTCCGCTCGCGTGAATTGCGGGAACTCCATCGTCGCGGATGTGGCCGCCATGAGTAG
- a CDS encoding helix-turn-helix domain-containing protein yields the protein MIEMAQDSPLMLTPHEAAEILRVSPQHVYSLAAQGLIPCVRVGRAVRIERVALTEFIRTGGRTYAGGWKRQASSPTIVKSSGRRGNNK from the coding sequence ATGATCGAAATGGCTCAGGATTCGCCACTGATGTTGACACCGCATGAGGCAGCCGAGATTCTGCGCGTGTCTCCGCAACATGTGTACAGTTTAGCGGCGCAAGGACTTATCCCTTGCGTTCGGGTTGGTCGCGCCGTGCGAATAGAACGCGTCGCGCTGACTGAATTCATCCGAACCGGCGGACGTACCTATGCAGGCGGATGGAAACGACAAGCATCTTCACCAACGATTGTAAAATCGTCAGGACGAAGGGGGAATAACAAATGA
- a CDS encoding type II toxin-antitoxin system HicB family antitoxin, producing MSVGMLKNLDRVKVVLKNGEDGYILAECPSIPGCRSQGKTRAEAITNIREAAELCLDVRRGEGWPLFEEPHTPIDPRADVIELEL from the coding sequence ATGAGTGTGGGGATGCTGAAGAACTTGGACCGAGTAAAGGTAGTTTTGAAAAACGGAGAAGATGGCTATATCCTTGCGGAGTGCCCATCTATTCCGGGGTGTCGCTCGCAAGGAAAGACGCGAGCAGAAGCCATCACGAATATTCGGGAAGCGGCGGAGTTATGTCTCGACGTTCGTAGGGGAGAGGGATGGCCACTCTTTGAAGAGCCTCACACGCCGATTGACCCGCGCGCAGATGTGATTGAACTGGAGTTATAG
- a CDS encoding type II toxin-antitoxin system HicA family toxin produces MPRLPVVSGLQMIQALEQFGWSRRRQKGSHVILTKQGHMMTVAVPLHDELDKGTLKGILRDADMKVDDLLRLLNG; encoded by the coding sequence ATGCCGCGATTGCCTGTTGTGTCAGGCTTGCAGATGATTCAGGCATTGGAACAGTTTGGATGGTCGAGACGGCGACAAAAGGGAAGCCATGTGATCCTGACCAAACAGGGGCACATGATGACTGTCGCTGTCCCACTTCATGACGAATTGGATAAGGGGACGCTCAAAGGGATTCTCCGCGACGCTGATATGAAAGTTGATGACTTGCTACGGTTGCTGAATGGCTGA